A region of the Acidobacteriota bacterium genome:
CTCCGAGCAGTCGGTCCATGCCGGGGAGCAGGCGCGCGCGGATGCGGCAGGCGTCTTCGTAGGCGCCGTAGCGTTTGAACTGGAAGAACGCCCCCTGCAGCAGGTAGCTCTTCACCACCAGGCCGAAGGCCTCCCGCCGCGACTCGAGGTACATGTCGTTCCAGTTCCCCGCTCCGGGGGCGCGGATCCCGTAGCGCACCGAATCGTACCGGCCGGCCGAGGAGGAGGCCTCGACGGAGCCCACGATGCCGTGAACGAGCGGAAAGAGGGCGAAATCCGGGAGCGAAAGCTCCCGGAGGAGAAACCCCGCGCTCTCCAGTTTCCCCAGGGCGGCATCGAACGCCCGCCTCTCCGTTTCGGGGAGCGGGTCCCGGGCCTCGGCGAGGACCCCGATGACGGCCGCCGGACGGCAGGCGCCGGGGGAAAAATCGGGGGGCGGTTCCTCCGGCAGGGAAAAATCGAGACCGTCCGGTCCGGCCATGACGGTCAGGAGCCTACGGATGACGTCGACCCTCCCGGACAGGATCCCGCAACATTCCATCGACGGGATCAAGCCGATCATGCCCAGCCGCGAGATCAGCCCGTAGCTGGGTTTGAAGGCGCACACCCCCTCCCGCAGGCCGGCCGCCCGGCATTCGCCCATCAGGTCCAGGACCAGTTCGGCGTCGGCTTCGGCGCGGGCAACGCTCTCGCCCGCCCGGCTCCCCTCGAGCCCGAACCCGAATTCGCTCATCCGGGTCGATCCGCACAGGTGAGCGCCCGCCGCGCGCAGCCGCCGGATGAGGGTGGCGTCCTCCACCGCCCGGTAACGCTCCAGCGCCCGGGAGCCGGCCTCCGTCGGCCAGCCCGTTACCGAGATATTCGGCTGGACCGCCACCCGCAGCCCCGCAAGGGTGCCGTCCCCGGGGGGGGCGGGCTCGGGGTTGCGATAGACGAAAACGGATTCCATGAACCTTCCTTTCCTATTCCAGGATGCCGACTACCTTGAAATACCCTCCCTTGACTTCGGGAGCGCTCTCGAGCAGTTTCCCCGATTCGGCCAGCTCGTTCCTCCTGGCCTCGTCTCCCGGCCGCATGCGGTTGGCTACCGGTACAACGGTCCGGACCGGTTCTTCCGTTCCCGCGTTCCGCCCGGCCGCCGAGGCCATTTCCTCCGCCTGCCCGAGCACCTCTTCCACCGCCGGACGCTCGTCGGCGCCGACGCCGATGCGCGAAACCCAGGAGAGGTGATCGACCAGGGTCTTCTCCCCGCCGGCACCGCGCAACAGCTCCGCCCCGCCCAGGTTCAGCAGCCCCAGTTCGGCGAGCTGTTCCCGTTTCACCTTCGCCGGGGCTCCCGTCATGGGGCAGGCGGCGCTGCGGTTTTTGGGGAAGGCGATCACTTCGCGGATCGAGGGGGTCCCGAGGATCATCGACACCGTGCGGTCCATCCCCAGCGCGAGCCCGCCGTGCGGCGGCGCGCCGAAATCGAACGCGCGCAGGAAGAACCCGAACTTCTCCCGCGTCTCCTCCTCGCCGAGGCCCAGGGCGGTGAAGATCTTCCTCTGCAGGTCGCGGTCGCTGATGCGGATGCTCCCCCCCCCCAGTTCCTCCCCGTTCATGACCAGGTCGTAAGCCCGGGAGCGAAGCGACAGGAGTTCTCCAATGTTCTTCGGGTCGAAATCGGTACGGTCGGGGGCGGTGAAGGGGTGGTGGCTGGAGGTCACCCCCCCCTCCCCGGTGGCTTCGAACAGGGGGAACTCCGTGATCCAGACCGGGCTGAAGCTCCCCGCGGGAATCAATCCGAGGCGCTCCGCCAGGTGGAGCCGCAGCTGGCCGAGGACCGAGGTGACGCTCTTCGGCGAGGCATCGGCGACCAGGATGAGGACATCGCCGTCGGTGACGTCGAACCTGCGCCGCAGGGCGTCCAGTTCGTCCGCGCTGAAAAACTGGACGATGTTGGACTCCAGTTTTCCCCCTTCCGCCCGCATCCACGTCATCCCGCGCCCCCCGAACGACGGCACGATCTCCTTCGCGTATTCATTCTGGAGCACGTTCTTGCTG
Encoded here:
- the aspS gene encoding aspartate--tRNA ligase, which gives rise to MRFSQRVFCGDLTAGDVGRPVLLAGWVDAFRDHGGLLFVHLRDRSGIVQVVFSPEIASAEVCREAAELRAEYCVSVTGEVRKRLEGTENPNIETGGIEVMATGLTVLSESEALPFTVSDKAMTAGGTSLRRDAVGEEVRLEYRYLDLRRAPMRDNLVARHRIFQCVRRFLDSRGFIEIETPMLTMSTPEGARDYLVPSRVHPGNFYALPQSPQLFKQLLMIGGMERYFQLARCFRDEDLRPNRQPEFTQLDLEASFIDEEILYSLIEELTVEMFAVGGIELPRPFPRMTYEEAMETTGSDRPDLRFGLRFVDVTDVFPGTGYAIFRRILEQGGCIKGINVKGGSGRLSKNVLQNEYAKEIVPSFGGRGMTWMRAEGGKLESNIVQFFSADELDALRRRFDVTDGDVLILVADASPKSVTSVLGQLRLHLAERLGLIPAGSFSPVWITEFPLFEATGEGGVTSSHHPFTAPDRTDFDPKNIGELLSLRSRAYDLVMNGEELGGGSIRISDRDLQRKIFTALGLGEEETREKFGFFLRAFDFGAPPHGGLALGMDRTVSMILGTPSIREVIAFPKNRSAACPMTGAPAKVKREQLAELGLLNLGGAELLRGAGGEKTLVDHLSWVSRIGVGADERPAVEEVLGQAEEMASAAGRNAGTEEPVRTVVPVANRMRPGDEARRNELAESGKLLESAPEVKGGYFKVVGILE